TTGGGACCATGTTAAGACTTCATTATTATTAACACAGAATACACCATTCCAAATTATTCGTTGATTTCCTTAAATAAAGACTTACTTCAGTTTCAAAGGTGTTAAATATTGCTAATGATAgaatatgcatttttaaagaTATAATTTATGAAATTTCAGTTGTTGCATGATTTGTTCTAATTTAAGTTTGTGGCCTACATTTTTAATATAGAGCGGGATATTAGTTTGTAGAATGGGAATAATCTGATTCTTGATAGATGGACTGAATGTATCTGTCTAATTTTATATGAACATTTGTTGGGCTGTACGCATTCATTCGTCTGTTTTTAGGAAAGGTTATGTTTActttttgtgtacttgtgtaaTTATTTTATGTAGTATATTTGAATTAAGAACCAACAGGTTTTGTAAAGCATTGCGTTCTAAAAGTGGTCGAATTTAATTCCAGAATGGTCAATGTTGGCTGATCAAACTTGTCCTTAACCTTACTGTCTCTGTTGTCAGGCATTAGTGCAGTATGGCTGTTGATGCTTGTTTCCTGTACTGTAGAGTACCATGCCTTAAGGCACGCATTTGCACAACACCTGATGTTTGATTCCATGTGCATTTTTATCTGATGTTAATAAAAATCAGCACTGTCCAAACccaagaaataaaatgtttgcacACATCCTGATGCTGAAGAATGTTTGCCCTTTTGTTCCTCCATACATGTACATTTGGTGCATCTGACCTACTGTAGAATAATTGTGATAATACTACTAATACAAGGCTGAGTTTTTAAACTGAGCTGCTATATTTTACAAACTTCACACAGcctatttattttctgttattaATAACAAATGTCAATGTCCAATGAATGTGTACACCAATTAAGATTTTGACGCATACATTTATATAGAGACTTTAAAGCAAtaaacctgtgtgtgtattttagttGCATCCATGGCTCCTAATAACAGGAAACTATAAACTTTGAATTCATctcagaaaaatgaaaacaagtcaCTGGGTAGAACAAAAATGCTCATGATATGATTTAAGGACCCAAAAACTTTGGATCTAaatggaaatattaaaaacggcTTTGATTTCGCAAAGGTGGCACTTGATGACTGGATTTGTTTGTTAACTACtaaatgttaatttttaatttttcaattttataaTTCTACCACAGTATTTCGTTTTACGCCAAAGGAAGTGACGTAACTTTGCTTCTTCAGGGATTTTATTTGACAGGCAAAACCGGAAACAGTATTTTGTCCTTCCGCTAGCTTGACGTCTTTTTTTGTGGTTCATGTTTTGTTAGCTAATCTGGCTAGCAGATGTCGACTGGTCAAACTTATTTTCAGATGAATATATGCGGTAAGGTTTTTGCTTTTCTCACGCGGAATTTATTGCCGGTGATATTCAACACGTTAAAGCTAACGAACCGGAAAGCTAATAAGTTGTGATTCGATTAATTTATGAGGAATTAACCGCAATGCTACCCAGCTAACCTAGCTAACGTTTGCTAACTGGAGCTGTCGGAGAAGCCAGCAGGAGCCgccttgacattaacatttatCCTCTTTTATGCTGTTGTGACTGCTTGAAATGTATAAATTTGAATGGTATGTGATGTTCATATCGGCACTAAAATGCACAAAGACGTGGGATAAGGGGAATTTGTTTTCACCCTACTGAGTGTGATACATCGTTACGTTAGCTTACATTTGCGCTAAGGcccgtgctgctgctgctgggccgATCACGTTAACCAAGCTGCCCTCCGATTATGGCAATGGATTAATATAGTATAACATGATTTGGCATTAATGTAAATCGCACAGCGTTTCAGATATCCCAACTACTTGTAGTCCACTTTGTAGGTGTTTGACATGTGCGCTGATGTGAGTTTAGCATCACCGGTTGCAGTGATGTCGCGAACGTAGTGGTGTGTTAGCTTTAACGTTACTGTGATAACGTCATCTATTTACTTGACGTgtattgacaaaaaaaagaaaacatgttttgtttgacccttTCTTACCTGAAGCTATAACTGAAACCTTGCTACCCATCCACCCCAGCATCTAATACACTGTCCAAGTGTTAGTCGCTGCTCCACTGTTGTTTGTATACATTTTATTGTCATCTCTCGCGTGTCTTGTCTGTTATACTTGTGGTGTGGGATGGATGAGTGATCGTGTCTCTCTCGTGTGCAATTTCAGCATAAAACGGTTCAAACGCCACTCCTAGTAAGAGGAGAGGATGGCGCATCGACGTACCCCACCTCAGCTGTCCCAGAGGACAGAGTACCTGGAGCATGATAATGATTCCGACAGGGACTCTGGTGTTGGGGAGGATGCAGGGGAGGATGCTGACAGTTGCCATGGAGGCACCgtaacagaagaggagacagtCAACAAACAAGATGGCAGGGGAGAAAACAGCGGGGAGGGGGAAGATTTTACGGTTTTTGTTGCATTTCAAGGGAATATGGAAGATGAGGACTTCACTCACAAACTTGACACTATCCTCAGTGGGATACCAAACATGCTTGATATGGGTTAGTTtaatttttaacttttatttatattggGGGAAAACAGtacaggtgtttttttaacttcactGTTTGTATGTCAGCATATAATCACAAACCGCCTGTATGTTTGGGAATATGTTAAAAGACTCCAGTCCCCTCTGCTTCATCTCTTGGGTGTAATTAGGTCAATGAGAAATTACACTGTAAAGTCAAAATGTGCACATGTAGTCAAGAGCTGGATgcttattttagttatttagtGTTTCATATTTGAAACATGCCACAATTTCTGTGTGCTATTGTATATTACAACAGCAGTTTTATTTTCCCATCCTTTCCTTTTCTGTCTCTAACCAGTAGTCtctaaaaaaaatccattttgtATACACTGTAGTTGCAACTTGTATCCATCCATTGTCCAACTTTTAGGCTCTGAGAGGCTACAGCCACAACATGTGGAGCCGTGGAACAGTGTGCGGGTTACCTTCAACATTCCTCGGGATGCTGCGGAGCGACTCAGACTGTTGGCCCAGAAcaaccagcagcagctcagagacCTGGGGATCCTCTCTGTGCAGATCGAAGGTAACAGCCTATCCTTTTTACTCCTTCTCACTTCAAAACAGGATGCAAAAGACAGtggttttttcttcttctttttcttttaacgtCTGTGGCACTTAAGAATAAATCATACAAACCAGACCGCTTGTTGTAAATATTTGTTATAGATGTTCCCTCTCTTGATTTTTAGGGGAAGGGGCCATCAATGTGGCTGTGGGACCAAATAGAGGACAAGAAGTCCGAGTGAATGGACCAATTGGAGCACCTGGCCAGATGAGAATGGAGGTTGGCTTTCCAGGTCAGCCTGGTCCAGGTATTAGTCTAATGACTTGATTACACATGGTTTTTATATATCAACTAGACTGAAGCTTCGCTTGAATATTGGGCGGTAGGcttttagtagtagtagtagtagtagtagcagcagcagtatttgtattttgtttgcaTTAGTTTGTGATTATTgatctgttatttttttattcagtgtttactCACTTGATAAATATGTCATTAGTCTGTTATTTAATATGCACATATTTGATAAGGAGGAGTAAGGATGCCTAATCCGGCAATGGTTCCCCCGGGGCCTGGCATGGCAGGTCAGGCTATGGTACCAGGCAGCAGTGGACAGATGCACCCTCGTGTTCCAAGACCATCTTCACAGACAGGTTCAGGTCTTTACTTCTTGTACGTCAAATGATGCATGTTGTAATTTTGAGTATCTTTCAACTTGgacaatacaaaaataaaaaaactgcaACATCCATCTCCCACAGATGTGATGGATCCAATGATGCCAGGTATGTCAgttcagcagcaacagcaacttCAGCACCAACAGGCTGGTCCCCATGCCTCAGGCCCAATGCCTCCTCAGGCTGCTCATCACATGCAGGCTCTGCAGGGTGGGAGACCACTCAACcctgctgctctgcagcagctacaacaacaacatcaccaACAGCAACAAGCCCAGCAGCAAGCTCAGCTCTCCCAGCTCGGACCTAGACCTCCATTCAATCCAACGGGCCAGATGGCTGTGCCTCCTGGCTGGAACCAGTTGCCCTCTGGGGTCCTCCAGCCACCAGCGGCACAAGGAGGCCCTGCCTGGAGAAAGCCCCCACCCCAAGCCCAAATGGTTCAACGTCCACCCTCCCTTGCAACAGTTCAGACTCCCAGCCACCCTCCGCCCCCTTACCCATTTGGCAGCCAGCAGGCTGGGCAGGTATTCAGTGCCATGGGTCAGGGACAAttacagcaacagcagcagacaggagTGGGTCAGTTTGCTGCCCCCCAGCCTAAAGGCCCTCAGGCTGGCCCTGGTGGTGTCGCAGGACCACCCAGACCCCCTCCGCCCCTTCCACCAACTTCTGGTCCGCAGGGCAACCTCACTGCCAAGTCCCCTGGTTCGTCTTCGTCTCCTTTTCAGCAGGGTTCACCAGGGACTCCTCCCATGATGGCTCAGAGACCTACAACACCACAGGGTTTCCCCCAGGGCGTTGGATCACCAGGAAGAGCAGCCCTCGGCCAACAGGGTAACATGCAACAAGGATTCATGGGAATGCCCCAGCATGGACAGCCTGGGGCCCAAGTTCACCCTGGTGGGTTTCTGTCGCTAACCGTGTCTTGTTAGACTTAAAAGTGCACGtcaaaaaaatagttttgccCCTTGTAATACAGTATGTTATGTTTAAGTCCTCTGATGTccaaaataacaaaatcaaTGAATACTGATTACAGGCATGCCAAAGCGTCCCATGGGCTTTCCGAACCCAAACTTTGTCCAAGGTCAGGTGAGTGCCAGCGCTCCAGGAACCCCTGGTGGAGGAGCCAGTCAGCAGCTACAGAGCAGCCAAGCGATGACTCACACAGGTAAAAGATTAGCTGTTCACGCAATCATAAGCATTTTTGGCAAAGATCCCCTTTTACATGTACCGGTGCAagatatttacatttgaaaaataaactcTCTTGTTTAATGATATGCTCTTTAACTGATGAAAACTGAGTAATATATACTACTGCATGTCCTCTATGATGTTAGCAAACTACAAACTAGTAACTAGTAAAATACATAATTACTGTATTTAGGtttttcaaacagaaaacagtgtTAAATAACCATGTTTACAACTAATTTAAAAGTTATGGTGATACAGTAATGGCAAAATGAATAGTTGTAGGCCTGAAGTTTGAGATCAGCAAATATTGTCGTCAACAGCACAGAGGATTGGTGATGCTACAGCCAGTAGTCTATAATGGCTGGCCTAGTTAACATTAATGACCTTCATTGGGTTGTCTGTTTACTGGCCATATGAACGACCAACTTTCGGGCCCTTTATCGCAGCTTAATCTAGTATTTTAAAGATGAGCAATGTTTTCATTTCACCATAGACTTGTTGAGATTAAGTAGCTTAAGACAAACTTTACAGTGATCCTATCATATTGTAAATTATGTTGTCTTCATTTAGAATGTCACTGTAATGTTTTAAAACACTACTCATGCTGTTGAGTATTAAAGGAAGTAATTGCACTAGGTCATAAGCCACCAAGTGCATCAGTTTATTACATATATAAAACTAGTAATATTTAATACTCATCTCATTAAGTTCCAGCTGTGCAGTCTGTTGGTTATTGACATTTAGGCTCGATGAACTGCTTTGATGTGCCTAATTTGACAGGTCATGTCTCAACAAAGTTAGCAGAAGGCATAAGAGCTTAGTGCATGTTGTGATTTCCcttttagtgattttttttcctctctgttttaCTTCAGGAGCTCCGCCATCAGCCTCCACACCTAACTCAATGCAGGGTCCACCCCATGCCCAATCCAATGTTATGGGTGTACAAAGTAGCATGGCTGGTCTGCCACCTGGTACAACTGCTGGGCCTAGTATGGGCCAGCAACAACCTGGCCTCCAGACCCAGATGATGGGCCTCCAGCATCAGGCCCAGCCCGTGTCCTCCTCCCCCAGCCAGAAGGTTCAAGGCCAAGGTGGAGGTCAGACTGTCCTCTCAAGGCCCCTCAGTCAAGGGCAGAGAGGAGGGATGACCCCACCCAAGCAAATGATGCCTCAGCAAGGCCAGGGGGTGATGCATGGGCAGGGTCAGATGGTTGGAGGCCAAGGGCATCAGGCCATGCTcctgcaacaacagcagcagcagcaacaacagcaacagcagaacTCCATGATGGAGCAAATGGTTGCCAACCAGATGCAAGGCAACAAGCAGGCATTTGGAGGCAAGATTCCAGCTGGGGTCATGCCTGGCCAGATGATGCGTGGCCCTGCTCCAAATGTTCAAGGTAACATGGCTCAATTCCAGGGCCAAGTTGGCCCTCAGCAGCTGActccacaacagcagcagcaaatggCTCAACTTCAACAACAGCAGttacaacagcagcaacagcaccagctgcaacagcagcagttacagcagcaacaacaacaacagcaacaccaGCAGATGAACCAGCAACAGCCCCAGCAGGTTCCTATCGCTGGCAATCCTAATCAAGCCATGGGCATGCATGGGCAACAAATGAGGCTCCCCGCTGGTCATCCTCTTATCCAACAACAGttgcaacagcagcagttacagcagcagaaacaacagcaacaggccatgttgcagcagcagcagcaacaacaacaacaacaacaacaggcagCTCAACAACAACAGGCAGCTCAACAACACCCACATCCTTTGGGAGATCCTAATAGTGGCACAGGGGACTTGGGGGTCCAACAGATGGTCCCTGATATGCAGGCACAGCAGCAAGGCATGATGGGAGGCCCTCAGCACATGCAGATGGGAAATGGCCACTTTGCAGGTCATGGCATGAACTTTAACTCACAGTTCCCAGGTCAGATGCAGATGGGGGGACCCTGTGTACAGCCAGGGGGCTTTCCCGTCAGCAAGGATGTAACACTGACTAGCCCACTGCTGGTcaacctgctgcagagtgaTATCTCAGCCAGCCAGTTTGGGCCTGGAGGAAAACAGGGAGCAGGCGGGGCCAATCAAGCCAAACCCAAAAAGAAGAAACCTGCACGAAAGAAGAAGCCCAAAGAGGGAGATGGACAACAGCAAGTAGAGGGACTTGGGTAATAATTTGTCTTTCTTACAGGTTTGTTTTTGCCATGGTGGACAGTTGAATTAAGTTATATCACTgttacaaaaatgtatttatacagcctcatctattttttttcacagtggtCTTGATGTGGCTGCTGGCATGGAGGATTCTGAACTGCCAAATCTGGGTGGTGAACAGAGTTTGGGCTTAGACAACTCAAGCCAGAAACTCCCAGATTTTGCCAACAGGCCTGCAGGTAAATTATTTAGAAAGAGCTAGTTCTTAAGTTCTAGCAACATTACAGTatgctttatttttcaacatttataCTGTGCACTAATTTGTGCACGTATGCCTCTCTGCATTTTACCTAGGCTTTCCTGGCCAACCTGGAGACCAGAGAGTGTTGCAGCAGGTACCCATGCAGTTtatgcagcaacaacaacaacaacaacaacaacagcagcagcagcagcagcagcaacaacaggtgaGAATGAATAAGGGGGCGCTGCTCATCTGGTGACatgtcacttgacatgctgctgttttgtacTATGAtctatttaagtgctggaagttgttatttacgtgacaacgcctgaacgcaacacaggctccgctccagcTGAGTGTGCGTACAGTGCcgtgctgtgcgagcagcgtgtttCTCTGTGCATAACAGCAGtcttttgatggtcatttacataCTGTCCATAACAGTAACTATGTCAGATAACAAACTCCGCTGGGCTTAGGTCGGGTTTGGTcaggagtgtgtgtatgtgtatgtgtgtgtgtgtgtgtgtgtgtgtaaagaagAAAAGCGACTAGAAGCGGTGCGTCTGATGATTGACAATCGAGCCCACCGTCTTGCTCTACTAGCACAAGGTTAATCTCTTTTGAGTATAGGATGAATGTTATGTAGGTGTCCATTGGCAGGTCTGTTGCATAATGTATCTTTTTGATGATTGCTGGAGGGTGATCTTGTAGATGTGTTTAATGTTCTTCTGCCGATTGTTCAGAGCATGTTGATGCAAGACAAATTACCATGTGAGCAGACAATAACATTTTATCTCAtctcaacagcagcagcaacaacaacagcaacaacaaatgcagcacatgcaacagcagcagatacaacaacaacaacaacaacaacaaatgcagcagcagcagcagatacaacaacaaatgcaacagcaacaaatgcaacagcaacagcaacagcagcaacaattacaacaacaacagcagcagcaacagcagatgcagcaacagcagcagatgcAACAGATGCAGATGCAGGGTCTCCAGAATGCTCCAGGGCAGCAGGGGATGACAGGGCCGCAAACACCAGGTCAAGGCCAGCCTCAGATGCACCCgcatcagctgcagcagcagcaaactcAACAGCCacacctgcagcagcaggtaTTGTTTTTATCAAGTACCTCAGTGACAGTGTTTGGTATCAACACAGTGGTTAATGGTTTATGTATGCATAATTAATGGTGATGACTACTTTGCATTTTAGCAACAAcagcagatgatgatgatgctgaagATACAGCAGGAGCAGGCAAAGAATCGCATGTCCATACCTCCAGGAGGGCAGCTTCCTCCTCGGGGCATGGGCAATCCGCCTGAGGTGCAGAGGCTTCCAGTGTCACAACAAGGCAACATGCCTGTAATGATCAGCCTTCAGGGGCATGGAGGGGTACCGCCGTCACCTGACAAAGCCAGAGGGATGCCCCTGATGGTGAACCCACAGGTAAGGGGCCATGTGCTGCAGCATGTGTAAACATGAAATTGACAGTTGTATCTCttgatttgaattttatttgtgagtgcacttctttttttttctggggagTAAACTCTTCATGTTTATATTTGTTCTTCTTTCTAGCTTGCAGGTGCTGCACGAAGAATGTCCCACCCTGATGTAGGGCAGGGCCCTCAAGGCACTGGATCTGAGGAGGCCTCTGCCGGGGCCCACTTGAAGCAGGACAGACCTGGTGGCCCAGAAACTGGGGTGCAGCCTGGTAATGGGACCCAACAGATGATGGCTAACCAGGGCACCAACACTCATATGATGAAGCAAGGTCCTGGTCCATCACCAATGCCCCAACACACCGGAGCCAGTCCCCAGCAACAGTTACCTAGTCAGCCTCAGCAAGGAGGCCCCATGCCTGGCCTTCATTTCCCCAATGTCCCCACAACCTCACAGAGCTCCAGGCCCAAAACCCCCAACAGAGCCAGCCCCAGGCCGTACCACCATCCCCTCACCCCAACTAATCGTCCACCCAGTACTGAGCCCTCCGAAATCAACCTCTCACCTGAGAGGCTAAATGCCTCCATTGCAGGGCTGTTTCCTCCTAAAATCAACATTCCTTTACCTCCCAGGCAGCCTAACCTAAACAGGGGATTTGATCAGCAAGGTC
This genomic stretch from Epinephelus moara isolate mb chromosome 16, YSFRI_EMoa_1.0, whole genome shotgun sequence harbors:
- the ncoa6 gene encoding nuclear receptor coactivator 6 isoform X1, with protein sequence MAHRRTPPQLSQRTEYLEHDNDSDRDSGVGEDAGEDADSCHGGTVTEEETVNKQDGRGENSGEGEDFTVFVAFQGNMEDEDFTHKLDTILSGIPNMLDMGSERLQPQHVEPWNSVRVTFNIPRDAAERLRLLAQNNQQQLRDLGILSVQIEGEGAINVAVGPNRGQEVRVNGPIGAPGQMRMEVGFPGQPGPGGVRMPNPAMVPPGPGMAGQAMVPGSSGQMHPRVPRPSSQTGSDVMDPMMPGMSVQQQQQLQHQQAGPHASGPMPPQAAHHMQALQGGRPLNPAALQQLQQQHHQQQQAQQQAQLSQLGPRPPFNPTGQMAVPPGWNQLPSGVLQPPAAQGGPAWRKPPPQAQMVQRPPSLATVQTPSHPPPPYPFGSQQAGQVFSAMGQGQLQQQQQTGVGQFAAPQPKGPQAGPGGVAGPPRPPPPLPPTSGPQGNLTAKSPGSSSSPFQQGSPGTPPMMAQRPTTPQGFPQGVGSPGRAALGQQGNMQQGFMGMPQHGQPGAQVHPGMPKRPMGFPNPNFVQGQVSASAPGTPGGGASQQLQSSQAMTHTGAPPSASTPNSMQGPPHAQSNVMGVQSSMAGLPPGTTAGPSMGQQQPGLQTQMMGLQHQAQPVSSSPSQKVQGQGGGQTVLSRPLSQGQRGGMTPPKQMMPQQGQGVMHGQGQMVGGQGHQAMLLQQQQQQQQQQQQNSMMEQMVANQMQGNKQAFGGKIPAGVMPGQMMRGPAPNVQGNMAQFQGQVGPQQLTPQQQQQMAQLQQQQLQQQQQHQLQQQQLQQQQQQQQHQQMNQQQPQQVPIAGNPNQAMGMHGQQMRLPAGHPLIQQQLQQQQLQQQKQQQQAMLQQQQQQQQQQQQAAQQQQAAQQHPHPLGDPNSGTGDLGVQQMVPDMQAQQQGMMGGPQHMQMGNGHFAGHGMNFNSQFPGQMQMGGPCVQPGGFPVSKDVTLTSPLLVNLLQSDISASQFGPGGKQGAGGANQAKPKKKKPARKKKPKEGDGQQQVEGLGGLDVAAGMEDSELPNLGGEQSLGLDNSSQKLPDFANRPAGFPGQPGDQRVLQQVPMQFMQQQQQQQQQQQQQQQQQQQQQQQQQQQQMQHMQQQQIQQQQQQQQMQQQQQIQQQMQQQQMQQQQQQQQQLQQQQQQQQQMQQQQQMQQMQMQGLQNAPGQQGMTGPQTPGQGQPQMHPHQLQQQQTQQPHLQQQQQQQMMMMLKIQQEQAKNRMSIPPGGQLPPRGMGNPPEVQRLPVSQQGNMPVMISLQGHGGVPPSPDKARGMPLMVNPQLAGAARRMSHPDVGQGPQGTGSEEASAGAHLKQDRPGGPETGVQPGNGTQQMMANQGTNTHMMKQGPGPSPMPQHTGASPQQQLPSQPQQGGPMPGLHFPNVPTTSQSSRPKTPNRASPRPYHHPLTPTNRPPSTEPSEINLSPERLNASIAGLFPPKINIPLPPRQPNLNRGFDQQGLNPTTLKAIGQAPPSLTLPGSNNNGSVGGSNTNNSQQPFPTGAGGAGAKQDKQPGGQGKRASPSNSRRSSPASSRKSATPSPGRQKGTKMAISCPPPQQQLVNPQGQTMMLSPTSVPPSPVSMPSQVSVGMETQQTQCPFHGMQGNPTEGVRESQGIMTAEQRQMPQPQPQPQPLRELSAPRMASPRFPVPQQPKPELELQASTVDRHPAHTTAMQDSEASPSLRAAPTSLNQLLDNSGIPNMPHRPIQSNTGRDVMGKDSPKSALEPERALHSNPQSTDMSAAVATTATINESEAKPKPAVPIPTSSPNLQPVSISSSHPSTNLTSNIIPNLSQNPVASPDKSRVSPSPNVNPTPSLCPTLSTNTNATTSVSPNQVTSSQSSPVSVVSTSSNSSSALNPATSSLKPSPSPKPVTSVHSVIQIPASSSTISPNQITVFVTSNPITSAPTPQAPTSMVSTMVAVPNKNIRPQDIRQQAPVPRPPQFLTTPVFINPIFQVPGASVTPNTTMVSQSVTMVGPIQVSTTNIQLSPAPSSTQSSGTNMTSAQPVRSAVGQIQLATSVSSSVPVGTPPVPQQINPGAPKTENLGETSSAQKPSPPVQQPSPHPSPATSSPFQPPLASPPLCSSPGAANTIRKSPMSPSPTAQVKSKSAQPAAVVSGPTDSQQSPVERPTQGPTGAVPQQVFHPPANPAIQIDALAPHTTTATAASKNITSPAASSPIPVPGQVAVPTQIVTQAPVPAPVAVSSQAQAVTSQTPVVTVVGAATGVSSATLPSTVAPVQSPVPSIVSIVAGSGSALEVTPTTSSPVANPNGVPQVQSDPPATENPMPPTAASAETTQTTPAPIQQEVPQSQEPAASEKTGEEVSTGSEQGWAKKRKTPINLVPRAAVEKPKGPSRRSSRAEKEVEEEPVADSGIRKRSARPGTSAAVKETGASPTQAKRRKSK